The following proteins come from a genomic window of Fervidobacterium sp.:
- a CDS encoding insulinase family protein yields the protein MGRKVLYLLLVFVSTLLLALEVPTVNYKYYKLSNGLQVYVFEDRTIPLVKFEIWYKVGSIDELEGRTGAAHLLEHVMFNGTEALKKGKLDELITSVGGENNAGTYYDYTVYYEVVPSAKLELAIAIEADRMRNLKIDPEDFYRELDVVKQERRQSTENNYIQSGWEELQAKAFEKTPLGHFIIGWMNDLSNMTHEYIRSFYEMFYAPNNAIIAISGDVNPDEAVKLVEKYFGDYKPMEIKRPEYRTTKFEGEKVIRLPRLTKLALMLQMYNIPRGDHPDIAAINALLDIWLNSESSRVNNELYYNKGLILGCGGFTNDLRIPSYALVYAFGYREADLDLIKQEMDKELEKIVKEGVSEEELTKVKKTLLKNIMFRLKDIKEFSEEVILGALRYDDPLFYKKQIENIAKLTSADIQRVAREYFLPKNRYVGYIVPNR from the coding sequence TTGTATTTGCTTTTGGTTTTCGTTTCAACTCTACTACTTGCACTCGAAGTTCCAACAGTTAATTACAAGTATTACAAACTTTCTAACGGTTTGCAGGTGTATGTGTTTGAGGATCGTACGATACCACTTGTGAAATTTGAGATCTGGTACAAAGTAGGATCTATAGATGAGTTAGAGGGTAGAACTGGAGCAGCCCACTTACTTGAGCATGTGATGTTCAACGGTACGGAAGCTCTGAAAAAGGGGAAATTGGATGAACTTATCACCTCAGTAGGTGGTGAAAATAACGCAGGTACGTACTACGACTATACAGTTTATTATGAAGTTGTCCCATCGGCAAAATTGGAACTTGCCATTGCAATTGAAGCGGATAGAATGAGGAATTTGAAAATTGATCCAGAAGATTTCTACAGAGAACTGGATGTTGTAAAGCAAGAACGTAGGCAGTCAACGGAAAATAACTATATTCAGTCTGGTTGGGAAGAGCTACAAGCAAAAGCATTTGAGAAAACCCCCCTTGGACATTTTATTATCGGTTGGATGAATGATTTAAGTAATATGACACATGAATACATAAGAAGTTTTTATGAGATGTTCTACGCGCCAAACAATGCGATAATAGCCATCTCGGGTGATGTTAATCCAGACGAAGCTGTAAAGCTTGTTGAAAAATATTTTGGTGATTATAAACCAATGGAAATCAAAAGACCTGAATATAGAACAACGAAGTTTGAAGGTGAGAAGGTTATTAGACTGCCACGACTTACTAAGCTTGCACTGATGCTACAAATGTACAACATACCACGCGGGGATCATCCAGATATCGCAGCTATAAACGCACTTCTTGATATATGGCTTAACAGTGAAAGTTCACGAGTGAATAACGAACTTTACTATAACAAAGGATTGATACTCGGTTGTGGAGGTTTTACTAACGATTTGAGAATACCATCTTATGCACTTGTATATGCCTTCGGATACAGGGAAGCAGATCTGGATTTGATCAAACAAGAAATGGACAAAGAACTTGAAAAGATAGTCAAAGAAGGTGTCAGCGAGGAAGAGTTGACGAAAGTTAAAAAAACACTTTTGAAAAATATAATGTTTCGTTTAAAGGATATAAAAGAATTTTCCGAAGAAGTGATTTTGGGAGCTTTAAGATACGATGATCCTTTGTTCTACAAGAAACAAATAGAGAATATAGCTAAATTGACAAGTGCAGATATACAAAGGGTAGCAAGAGAATATTTCTTACCAAAAAATAGATATGTAGGCTACATAGTACCTAACAGATAA
- a CDS encoding insulinase family protein, giving the protein MKYLKISILFLVVISILAFSIKFTPELFDQLAGTKNKVPVIPIPQYERIQLPNGMVLYVAEDHKLPIVEIKGYVKYGMLNETKENAGISSFMLSLMNSSTKNRDELTLAKEKELNSVSISMSAKNDYYEIIASCLSEDLEDLLNILSDELANPEFSGENFERIRGEFIQALNQAKTQEKGLANRYFYTALYGENHPYSFSANYELQLRNFNLFTPLLVEKFYNNSISPNRIVLSIAGDFDKTKVKNLINKYFSSWKPTTTEELNFKANKYTPPYGKIFVVDRPSSTQAYLIMGYEFFDAKFPERIEFLMANRVYGSGAFNCRLMDTLRTKKGYVYGVNATMQNYEVGGEYYVTTSVKYEAVSDTINTIISEMKDIKTGQRPITEQELFEVVNLYNAQFPDAYKDTISILDSVAFNVEVRKRSSNYVNEFIQRYNSLKADKANEVFKQYTYPEKFFVVLVGVKEKIVENLKQNGFTNFEVIEVK; this is encoded by the coding sequence ATGAAGTATTTGAAAATTTCGATACTTTTCTTAGTTGTAATATCCATACTTGCTTTCTCGATAAAATTCACGCCGGAACTTTTCGATCAGCTTGCCGGAACAAAAAACAAAGTCCCAGTGATTCCCATACCCCAGTATGAAAGAATACAACTTCCAAACGGTATGGTATTGTATGTAGCAGAAGATCACAAACTACCAATTGTCGAGATAAAAGGCTATGTGAAGTACGGTATGCTCAATGAAACCAAGGAAAATGCAGGTATATCTTCTTTCATGTTATCACTTATGAACTCTTCTACGAAAAACAGAGATGAATTGACACTTGCAAAAGAAAAAGAACTGAATAGTGTTTCCATATCAATGTCCGCAAAAAACGATTACTATGAAATAATAGCCTCTTGTCTTTCCGAAGATCTTGAGGATTTATTGAACATATTATCTGACGAACTAGCTAATCCAGAATTCTCAGGCGAAAATTTTGAAAGAATCAGAGGAGAGTTTATACAAGCTTTAAACCAAGCAAAGACCCAAGAAAAGGGGCTTGCCAATAGATACTTTTACACTGCATTGTACGGTGAGAACCATCCTTATTCTTTCTCAGCAAATTACGAATTACAGCTGAGAAATTTCAATCTTTTTACCCCACTACTTGTGGAGAAATTTTATAATAATTCTATTTCACCAAATAGAATAGTTCTCTCAATAGCTGGTGATTTTGATAAGACAAAAGTCAAAAACTTAATTAATAAGTACTTCTCCAGCTGGAAACCAACAACAACCGAAGAGCTAAACTTTAAAGCTAACAAATACACACCTCCTTACGGAAAGATTTTTGTTGTTGATAGACCCTCCTCAACACAAGCTTACCTTATAATGGGATATGAATTTTTTGATGCTAAGTTTCCTGAAAGAATAGAATTTTTGATGGCTAACAGGGTTTACGGTAGTGGAGCTTTCAACTGCAGGTTAATGGACACACTGAGAACAAAGAAAGGATATGTATATGGTGTTAATGCTACAATGCAAAACTACGAAGTTGGGGGAGAATATTACGTTACAACATCCGTGAAATACGAAGCCGTAAGTGATACAATCAACACTATCATTTCGGAGATGAAAGATATAAAAACAGGTCAAAGACCCATAACAGAGCAAGAGTTGTTTGAAGTTGTAAATTTGTATAATGCTCAGTTCCCAGATGCTTATAAAGATACAATCTCAATATTAGACAGTGTGGCGTTCAATGTTGAAGTTAGAAAAAGAAGCTCAAATTATGTAAATGAATTTATTCAAAGATACAACTCTCTCAAGGCAGATAAAGCCAATGAGGTATTTAAACAATACACGTATCCTGAAAAATTCTTTGTTGTTTTAGTTGGTGTAAAAGAAAAGATTGTTGAAAACCTTAAACAAAATGGATTCACAAATTTTGAAGTTATCGAGGTTAAATAG